In the genome of Marinicella rhabdoformis, one region contains:
- a CDS encoding Hpt domain-containing protein, which translates to MNLKSQQLFKSASLTDPFEQLKAKYLSTFDDKCLAIKKALNDNNHSALYQVIHQLNGSAGSYGFDAISEHCLKLENRLGDCQAIDSTVEHLSVQLIEIINQAKA; encoded by the coding sequence GTGAATTTGAAGTCACAACAACTGTTCAAATCAGCATCATTGACTGACCCTTTTGAACAATTAAAAGCCAAATACTTGTCAACATTTGACGACAAGTGTTTGGCCATAAAAAAAGCGCTGAATGACAACAATCATTCAGCGCTTTATCAAGTTATCCACCAATTAAACGGTTCTGCAGGCAGCTATGGATTTGACGCCATAAGCGAACATTGCTTAAAACTAGAAAACCGCTTAGGTGATTGTCAGGCCATTGACAGCACCGTTGAACACTTATCTGTGCAGCTGATTGAAATCATCAATCAAGCCAAGGCTTGA
- the xrtH gene encoding exosortase H, translating to MIRFTVIFLFLLLSLFLLNITEDVRQAVILPFTSGIASFCSWLVQLFDADVVAQGDVIRDIKTGLAIQIAPGCNGVEALIIMFSAIMAFPSPWVYKLKGILLGFIAIQGLNTVRIISLFYLLQWDKDWFEWFHLYLWQALIILDALVVWLVWLRYLPKKELEADLDGNQALA from the coding sequence ATGATCAGATTCACAGTGATATTCCTTTTTTTACTGCTTTCATTGTTTTTGTTGAACATTACAGAAGACGTAAGGCAAGCTGTTATTTTACCGTTCACCTCTGGTATTGCCAGTTTTTGTAGCTGGTTGGTTCAATTGTTTGATGCGGATGTTGTGGCACAAGGAGATGTTATCCGTGATATCAAAACGGGTTTAGCCATTCAAATCGCTCCAGGGTGTAACGGGGTAGAGGCTTTAATCATCATGTTTTCTGCCATCATGGCATTTCCATCACCTTGGGTATATAAACTGAAAGGCATATTGTTAGGTTTTATTGCCATTCAAGGGTTGAATACAGTTCGCATCATCTCTTTATTTTATTTATTACAGTGGGATAAGGATTGGTTTGAATGGTTTCACCTGTATTTGTGGCAGGCGCTGATCATATTAGACGCATTGGTCGTTTGGTTGGTTTGGCTGAGGTATTTGCCTAAAAAAGAGTTGGAAGCTGATTTGGACGGTAATCAAGCCTTGGCTTGA